TGGTACTTTCATTAGCACGGAAAGCCAAGCACGAAAGTTCCTTATTTATTTGAATGAAGGTGGTGCCTGGATTTAACTTCACATCTGCACCGGTGAAATGAGCTGTGATAGGAATTTCAATAGAATCTGATGTGCGCTTGTAGCAAAGACTTAGAAACTGACTCGGGTCATGACCACGCTCTAAATCAATTTCTTCTGCTACTGCTGATTCAAACGTGGGGTAGAATTCTGGTGGCAACGTTGTCACTGTTGTTCCTGAATCAATGATAATATTGCCCTCTAAGTCTCCGGAGCCAGAAGAACCGCTCAACTCTAATCTTTTGCTGCCAACACTCATTGCTTCGAGTGTTAGGAAATAGAAGGTGTCTGGACTTTTGGGGACTAAAGGAGTAGACACGGTTCCAGGACCCGAAACCACGGCGTCACTACCAAATTTCAATTTGCTTGATTTTTTGTCTCTTGAAGTTAATGGCACCAAGCAATAGGAGAACTTGCCTCTAATAGAAGAACTCAATTGGGAAACAAGGGAAACCGTGCCGCCACCAAGGCCAACAATGCCGGAACCTTCGGCACCAAAAATTCCATTATTATCATGTCCACACCCTATGATAGTTTCAGGGAGAGACACAGGATTATCGCTTGTAGTTGATCCCAGAGTGAAAGTGTCTACAGCAAGGTCTCCGTTTGAGAATGACTGGTCTCCATAAGAGACGGAATATTGACAACTTGTTCCATCGTTGGAGCATGATGTTTTCCTTAGAGACTCGCATTGTGATGAAGTGCAAGAAACGCTTTTGTAGGTTGTGGACATTTTAGGATCAAAAAATGGAGCTGCTTGATTATAGCACTCAGTGCAAGGTTTGCACTGTAGCCATATCAAATCACTTCCAGTATCGGCAACGCCTAGTATTGCGACTGGTGGTGTACCAACTGAGTATTTCATGAGGTATTCGCCGCTGTTTGAGATTATATCTGTTTGGGCTAAATTGGGAGAGACTGAAGAACTTGGCTTAAAATGATTGACACGGTTAATGGAACGCCGCAAGGCCTTGGCTACGCGTTGCGAATGAGTTTCAGAAGCGTTGTAGAAGGGGGAGTCCGGAGAGTCGCGATGGATGAGATCCACGCTAAAGCCTCCATTGAGAGCCTCAATGAGAGTGAGGCAGCAAAGCAAGATAATGGAGAACGTAGTTGCCGATGCAGCCAAAGAAAGCAGTGAGTGATGATGAGATGCCATGCTTGATTGATTGTTGGAGAGGTGCTGATGAAAATGTGTAGGATTAAGTATGTATTTATAGTGAGTCAGTGGCTTCTATTAGTGGAGCATTCAGTCGTTGCATTCAcataaaaagagtaaaaaattatagtttttaCCGCctcaaaaatg
This genomic stretch from Quercus robur chromosome 4, dhQueRobu3.1, whole genome shotgun sequence harbors:
- the LOC126723149 gene encoding aspartic proteinase CDR1-like, with amino-acid sequence MASHHHSLLSLAASATTFSIILLCCLTLIEALNGGFSVDLIHRDSPDSPFYNASETHSQRVAKALRRSINRVNHFKPSSSVSPNLAQTDIISNSGEYLMKYSVGTPPVAILGVADTGSDLIWLQCKPCTECYNQAAPFFDPKMSTTYKSVSCTSSQCESLRKTSCSNDGTSCQYSVSYGDQSFSNGDLAVDTFTLGSTTSDNPVSLPETIIGCGHDNNGIFGAEGSGIVGLGGGTVSLVSQLSSSIRGKFSYCLVPLTSRDKKSSKLKFGSDAVVSGPGTVSTPLVPKSPDTFYFLTLEAMSVGSKRLELSGSSGSGDLEGNIIIDSGTTVTTLPPEFYPTFESAVAEEIDLERGHDPSQFLSLCYKRTSDSIEIPITAHFTGADVKLNPGTTFIQINKELSCLAFRANESTIFGNLAQSNLLVGYDLVKKTVSFKPTDCTKL